Part of the Thermococcus sp. 18S1 genome, TTCTCGGCTTTTTCTATCGGGTAGCCCCGTGGTGTAGCGGACAATCATGCGGGACTTTGGATCCCGCGACCCGGGTTCGAATCCCGGCGGGGCTACCATACAGCCCTGCAATTTCTTGGAGAATTCGCCCGTATATCAGTCAAAAATTGAAAACAGGCAGAAATTAAGTATTAAAAGTCATCTCGCCAAGATATCCAAAAAGACAGATTTACACTCCCCTGGCACCATTGTCAGGATGTTTTCCAGTTTTCCATGGTTACACAAAAGTTCCCAAAGAGCTTTTGAGAATGGCCATTCCTCAAGGTTTATTAGTTTTAGCTGTTGACAAGCCTCAGTCTGGGTAAGGTTCCCCCCAACTATGTCTAGCGCGATTCTAAGAGCAGTGGCATCACTAAGATGCTCCTGGGTCATGTTGATGATCCTCTCAATATCTTTGTTATACTCAGAAATATGCCCATATTCATTTTGTGTTGAGTAATGGAGACAAATAGAGCGGATTAGATACTCTACTGCCGCTTTAATGTCCCCTAGATCTGCATAGCACAGAGAGATATTGTGAAATAAAACTGTCCTTGCATTGTCATTCTTAGCATACTGTAATCCATTTAATAGGACCGAAAGTGCTTCTTTGGGGCGATATGTCTCATAATAGTGAGTGCCCAAATTATTAAAATAAACCCAGTGGTTTTCAGTAGGGCCATTTAAAGCTTCAATTTTTTCCGCCAGCCCAATTGCTTTTTTGAGGTATTTCTCAGCTTCGTCGGGGCAATTTTGCTCAGGGAAATACATCATTGAAACAGATGTTGATATCCTTGAGGCCTCTGAGTAATATTTCACAGCTCTTTGCTTAGAATAATCTGTTCCATCCAGGATTTTGAGCCACTCTTCAAATGGATCTCTAAAAGATTGTCCAAGATTATCTCTAATGCCGTCCTCTTTATTATGTTCTGTGGCGTAATAATCCCCAACGTTCTCCAGGAAGTTGATATATGCATCTGCATATACGAGGGGCTCTTTTTCCCATAACTCCCGATATCTTTTCTCAAGAATAGAAATAGCTGAAGATAACGAGAGCACGTCTATCTGATCTTTTAGCTCTTTAACAGTAACACCATCAGGTTTTGCGAGAGACTCCACCCTTGTTACCTCTTCCTTTATCCTAGTTATCTGATGACTAACGTTACTTGTCTCTCTGCGAAGAATACTTTCTACAAACTTTCCCCTGTGAGTCCTATTTCTCATATGATATCCGTCATCTATCACCTCGGAAGTTCCATCTTCATGGACTTTAATTAATAAAAAGTAGAAATTGGAACGCATGTGTTCTGTAATGTAGTCCTCATCAATGGGTATCTTACGAAAAAGAAGATATCCTTTACTTTTTTCGTCGGCTTGGGTTCCGTCAACTCTAAAGACCTCTTCATACTTCTCCCCATTCCAGCGATATCCAATAACCACCATTGTACTACCCCCCGGTAAACTAAAGAAGTAAAAAAGCTATTTAACATAGAACCAGCGGCTTTCTAGATGTTATAGCTTCCTTAAGTCGTTGGAGCATTTTACCTATCGGTAACCCTGCGACGGGACATTCAACTTTGTCTTCTCCAAAGACTTCCTTGACCCAATTGCAATAACAGCTACTACCTATGACCACCACCTTGTCATATTCTTTCAAAACAGTATCATTCACCATTTTTTCTGTTGTTTGCTTTTTCAACTCTGGAATCGTTATTATGGGATTTTTGTTGCAGTAGGCATCATAATCTGAGATCTTCTCATCCGGTAGTAAAAACCCATACTTAGCAGACAAAATCACATAGCTTCCCGGATGGAAGGTTTTGGCATATTCTATTGTTTTCTTTGATAGCGACCCTACGTACGCATCCTTGGCCGGGACATAATCTGGAGCATCTGGGTCAATACTCCAGATTTTCCTGGCCCCACAGGTTGCAACACACAAACATCTAGCCGTTTTGAACACCTCCAGTTCATTTTTGGAGAAGCATAGTCAATAACTCATTTAATGACCTAAGAAGGTCGGATACATCCCCCGGATTTACTCCGTAAGCCTCCAATATTCCCTCAGTATAAAAAGCAGCCTTTTCAAGGGCAGTTCCCTCGTGTTCGCCCTCGTTGACGAGCTCAACATACTTTGAAACTCCCTTTCCAAGGGCTTTCAAAACTATCTCCACTTCTCCAAGTGCCATTAGTTTCTTGGGCTGTTTCCATTCCAGAAGCTCCTTAACCTGTATCTCATCCTGAGCAACCTTCCACAACATTCCATCCGTAAAGTCGAATTTTGGAACATCAATTCCCGTTCTCTGTATAATCTCGTCCCTAAGATCCAAAAAGTCAGTAAGTATCTGCTCGTGAATTCTAACAAGCTCGTTTAGGGTGTCAGGGGTTAGCCGAATTACATGCTCAAGTGAACCTATCTTGTATCCAAGTTTCATTGCACCGATGACAAATTTCCGATTATATACCGGAAATTTGTTAGGATTGATTGAAAACAGAATCTCTGAGACTGCTCCCGAGCCAAACCCAGGGATTTTAATTTTGAGACGCTCTGATAAAGGGAGGCTTTCGTCGATTAATACTCCAAATGCCTCCGCCAAGTTTTCCAAATTACTGTACTTAAGAACTCTCTCGTTTATATACCATTCAAGATCTTTGTATGTAAATCTCAATGCCCAGATTTCTCCAACAAGTTGGACTAGCCTGCCTCTGTTAGGGTCTCTAATAAACTCTTGGAGTGTTTGAGTTATCTTCCTTCTGTGATCTTCTCGTTCTTCCCAGAATTCTCTGGTAAACAATATCTCCATGATCATCCCCCCTTCTCAGGAATTATTACGTGTCTTGAATATTTAACTTTTTCTGTTCGTGGCAAATCTTGAGTTTAGAATAAACTCAAAAACAGAAAATGTTAAATACTCATAAGAGCATAATATGTATGAGGTGCTTAAGATGAAGGATAAACGGGAAAGTAAGTATGAGGTGTTGAAAGCATGGCTTCAGCTTCAGAATGACAAGGAGATGATAGAAATATCCATAGAGGAACTCGAGAAAAAACTGAAAAAGTTTGATGAGACGTTTAATTTTCCAAAGGCAGCTTATAAGCATGCTGCCTGGTGGACAAACGAAAGCGGAGCGGAATCACATACACAGGCGAGGAATGGATGGCTCGCTGCAGGCTGGAAGGCTTACCCAAAAGTTAGGGGAGGAAAAGTTGTCAGAGTAATATTTAGGAGGGCCTGATATGGATTCTTTTCTATTTTCCAAAACTGAGGAGTTAGGAAAAATCCTCTCCACAATTCCCATTGAGATTTGGAACAAAATAGTAGAGAACGAACCAGAAGCCAAACTTGCGGATCAACTACCTAGATATAGATTCGGAAAATTCGCGACGTTGATGGTCATGACTGGCTTGAATGATTATCAATTAAAAGGACCGGCCGAGGAGAAATACTGGCCATCACTTCACAGACTGATTAAAGAGAATCCAGTTCCTGAAACTCCTGAAGGTATGAAAAACATCCTTAGCAAATTCTACACAAAAGAACGGCTTAAAAAAGCTAAACTACAGCGATTGGACAAATTCTTGGACAGTTACCTGGCCCAAGAGCTGTGGACATCGAATCCAGAGGATGTCTCAAATAACTTCAAGAAAATATGGACTGACCTATCGAGGGTTATGAAACAGAAAAAGAGCGCTAAAACGATAGTCTTTGCCATGAAAACACTAGGTATTACACTCATTCTCGTCGGATATACTGACTTTGATTTTTCAGGAATTCCAATTCCAGTAGACGTTAGAGTAAAGCGACTAACGTCAGAAATATCAGGAAAAGATCTCGCGGATGATGATATAAGGCGCTTCTGGAACGAAGTTCTCAGGGAGATCAAAAAGACACAACCCAAGGTAAATATGATTCACTTAGATAGCCTTGTGTGGCAGATTGGTCAACTTAAAGAGTGCAAGGAAATAGGCGCATATTTCCAAGAGTTCTCTATCCAGTGGATAGGCCAAAAAATTTGCAGACTGATTAAAATAGGCGATTATAGGCAGTTTATGACCACTACTCAAAACTGATTCACGGTGATGCAAGCAATGGAATTGAGATGGAACTTACTCGCATGGAAAAAAGCAGAGTACGTCGTGTCACAATGGGAGAAAACAGGATGCTATCTTTCCAAAGAAGACAGAGAGTCTGCAATTCGGGATGTCAAAAACCTACTCGAGAGCCTTGATTGGGATACTATCAAAGCCAGCATTATCATTGGTTCTACGGATAACCTGTTTGAGAGCCTCACAGTCTGGGGAGCTTATTCGATATACCACAAAAAGGCTCTAACAGAGGGCCTATTACAATTGTCAGAATCGTACTGCGGAAAAAAGATAAGAGTGAAATGTTAAGAGTCCATATCGGACTAATAGGGATGATAAAAATGAAAAATAACCTGCACGATCATCTTAACCAAAGATTAGCCGAATGCGAAAACAACTTGTGCATAATGGATGTCCTCTTTGATGCAGAACTCATAAACGCTGAACGGTCAAAACTACTTTACAAAACCTTAAAGCCCATAGAGAAAATTAGCCTAGACAAAATCGAAGGTATGCTACTAGGTGTTCCAATTGGGGATGCCCTTGGTAATCCCTTAGAGGGTCGGGCCCCTAACATGGAAAGACAAGAACTACTAACCACATACCCACCATCGGCTCACATAACAGACGACACCCAACTAACGTTCTGGTCCTTGGAGATATTATTGAAAGAAGGTTGGTTTAATCCCCAAAGCTTGGCAAACAGATTCACTCAAGAGTGGATTATAGGTATCGGAAAAAGTATTAGATTGTTCATTAAAAACTACAAAGACCTTAAAAAGCCATGGTATCTTTCTGGAATCGAAAGTGCTGGCAACGGCGCATTAATGCGGCTCTCTCCAGTAGTTATTCCGCCATTAGCGAATCCCAGACACAAAACCTTTAGCGACTCAGTTGTTACTACGTATCTAACCCATAATGATAGGCTGGCAATTTCCTCAGCAGTTGCATTTACCAACATTCTATGGGCGCTACTAGAGAGAAACAAAACCCCAGAGCCGGAGTGGTGGATTAAACAGTATGTAGACGTCTCCAGGGAGATTGAAGGGGATTCAACAACTTATCGTCCACGTTTTGGAAAGTTTAAACATAGATATTCCGGACCAGCATGGGAGTTTATTGAAAAGGTTCTAGAGATGGCTCTTCAGGAGAAGTGGACACTCTTTGAGCTGAACAAAGTTGTAGGTTCCGGAGCCTACCTGCTAGAAACAATACCAACGGTTCTTTACACAATGATGGTTTATGGAGATAATCCAATTAACGCTATCTCATTCGCTGTTTTGAACACCAAGGACAGTGATACAGTAGGTGCAATAGTTGGTTATTTAGTTGGTGCTCTTCATGGCATTAAAGCATTCCCTAAGTCATTACTCAACCCTATTCTTGATGGGGATATTATGCCACGCAGTTTTCTGAACGTTGCACTCCAAGTCGAAAGAGGTCTTATGGATAAGAAAAACGTTGTCCCGAATAAAACATCGTTTTTGAACTCTTGGAGGGAACATAATGATGGGTAGCCAAAAATTGGATTCAAGACTTCGCGGAGGGCTCTGGGGAGTCCTCGTTGGAGACGCCCTTGGATTTCCTTTTCAGTTTACGGACAGGGAAGATATGCAACAGCAGCATCCAAATCCGTATGATATCCATATGATAGAGGGATTGTGGAGTGACGATTCATCTCTCACCCTTGCAACTGCGAAGGCGCTAACAGGGGAATACCGCCCAGAAAAAATAGCAGAGAATTTCCTCAGCTGGTATTACGACGGAGAGTTTACCCCCAGAGGATACGCGTTTGATGAGGGCATAACAACATCCAATGCAATAGAGCGTTTGGCAGAGGGTATACCACCCATAGAGGCAGGAGGAAAAGACGAACACAACAACGGAAACGGCTCCCTTATGAGAATCTTACCAGCAGCATATTACGCTTACTTTAAGCTCAGCTCGCTGGAAGAAAGACTAAAGCTAATTCACGAGGTCTCTATGATTACGCATGCGCATCCCCGTTCACTCATTGGTTGTGGCATCTACTCTCTAATCGTGTGGAACATCCTCGACGGAATGGACAAGCTTGAATCTTACCGTGAAGCGATAGCAACAGCGAAAGAGTTCTACTCAAGAGAACTTTTTGCCAAGGAGCTCACTCACTACGGTAGAGTGTTGCGCGGGAGAATCCACAAAGTAGAGCAGAGCGAGGTTAGGGGCAGCGGATATGTTGTTCACACTCTTGAGGCGAGTCTCTGGGCTTTTCTGAGAAATGAAAGCTTTGCCGATGCAGTAAAGGAGGTAGTCTCCCTAGGGGAAGATGCCGACACTACCGGGGCCATTACCGGAGGCCTAGCTGGGACGTATTATGGAATCGACAACATTCCCGGAGAGTGGCTGGAGAAGATTGAGGCAAGAGATTACGCAGAGCAGATAATCAACACCTTCATCGAGAGCCTTGCTAAAAGGACGTGAGGGATTCAGTATGAAAAGCCCGCTGTTGAGACTTTATGAAGAGAGGAAGGATATTATTGAAGACCTCCTCAGAGAACTCAGAACATCTGAAAAATGCGAAGATTGGGGCAACTTTGCTTCCGTGAGAAGACTCCCCATGCTCGCCACGGTTATTTATTATCTTCAAAATTGGGCGGGATATTCAAAAGGAGTGTCTTTGGGGGAAATAAAGGCTTTTCTATACTGCATGTTCCTTGCTGAAAGTGATAAAGAAGAGAAAGTCATTGAATCAATAACTTGGTGCCCCATAGAGCAAACTCTGAACGAGATTGCTGGATGGAAAATTGAACAAACAGCTGAGGGGAAATACCTGACAAAACAGGAGCAGATTATTAGGAAGGACGGAAAACTACCATACTGGAACGCACTGGAGTTACCATGCAAGCTGGCGGAAAAAATCTGCAATGACATACTCAATCCACAGAATGAGTGGGTGGGGGAACTGTTATTCCTCTCTCCAGACTTTCTCTCCAAAAGTTTAGACATGAAGACATATCTCGAAAGGCTTAGGTTTGAGATTCTTTATCAAAGAGAAACTGATAAACAAAAGGAGTTGGATCGCAAGAAGAACAAACATTCCAGAGATGTCAAAAAGCTCGTGAGACCAGAAGGCATAACAGTTAAAGAATTCTTTGCAGACGGGTTTGCGGAAAACTCTCTGGAAGATCTTGGGAACGCGTACGAGGAAGCCTGGCAACGAGAAAAGCTCATTTATGCAGATGGCTACATAAAATTACTCATCAGCATTGCTGAGTATTACGAGAAAAAGCATAGAAGTGACAGTAGTGATGACCTCAAGAGACTTTTAGATGATGTTTTTGGCACGTTTGAACGATCTAACTACAAAAAACTGGCGGCTAGGTATTACATTAAGGCCGCCAGCGTTGCCAATTCAGTCTCCTTAATCTACTTCCCACAGCAGGACTATCCTGAAGAAGCCGAGAGATACTTACAACTGGCTGTCGAGTTTGAGAAGAAAGCTATGAGGCTCGGTGTTGTTCCGGAGTATCACTCAATAGCATTGAACAATCTGGGAACACATTATTACGAAACTAATCGTCCCAAAAAAGCCCTACCAGTGCTTAAAAAAGCATTAGAATACGCAAAAACACCAGATGAAGAGGGCCTTGTTCTACACAATTTGGCTTTAACTTATGCCGATCTGGGAATGAAGAAAGAGGCAGTCGATTGCATGGTAAAATCAACATGCATCCATTACGCCATGCAACACGATTTCGGGGACGTTTCACTTTACGATAAAAACATTGAGAGGATAATCAAAATGACCGGAGACACCAACACGGATATTTACGCATTGAAGGTTGCGCTTGACTTGGTTAGCGGGAATTTGAATGCCAAGGAGGCTAAGAAACTGCTTGAGCAGATTGACCACGATGAGTGGCCACTGACTGATGCACTACTCTCAATACTAAATGGGGAGGAGTGCGTACTGTCCAGCGAGATAGTCAAGTGCACAAAGCTACTGCAAGACGTTGCAAAAGTAAGTTGGAATGAGAATGCTTTGAAATTGCAAGAATCTCATCCCAGAGAAGTCAAGGAGGACTTGGAAAGATTGAAAAAATATGTTGAGGAAAAATGCAAGAATGCTCCGATTCTTAGGGGAATAATAATCGATACTTTTGATACAAAAACATATATCAAAGCCAATTATGGGAGTGAAGAGTGCTACTATTTAATTAGAAGCGCTGAGGTACTTGCGTTCTCGTGGTTTACAAAGAGACGAAACTGGAGGTGGAGGATTAAGGGTATTGTCTGGATCAATGGAAAGCCGCACATACTGCTTGGGAAAATCAGAGACCAGAAGCTCTTGTATGCTCTATACAACATTGATATGTCCAGGCCAAAAATCTTCAACGTACCAGCACCAACTGACTTCATTGGAGATTTATGGAACGCTTGGATGGATAATTTAGAGAGAGCTCTAACAGATCATCCCAAAACCGAAAGGGGCAAGATGAAAGTGGTGTTATTTTAAACGTTGGCGGTGGCTTCGTAGGGCTACTGCGTTTGTTATTGTGGAAAATCAACCAGCGGGAAAGCTTAATTAACTGGTGTTCCAACGTACTCCGGGTGTTGGTCATGGTGAGAATCATTCCATCAGAGGACATCTTTAACTCCATAGTTGAATGTATGAAAAGGGCAGAAGATGAGATACTTATAAGCTCAGCATGGATTACACCGCAGGGGATCCGGACGATTTTAAACAATGCACGGAAGGGCCTCAAGCTCAAAATCATTATCAGAGCAAACGAACCAAAAGACCTTCAGATCACGGGGAGCGAGGTTTTTGAACTGCTCAACTCATACAGGGATAAACTCGACATAGCGGTGGCCTTTCACAGCGACCTTCACGCGAAGTTCATCGTAATCGACGATAAGTGCGCCCTCGTCGGCTCAGCAAACGTAACCCGTAGCGGGATATATCCTAACGATGGCAACGTCGAAACCGCCGTTCTCGTCGAGGAGAAGCCGGAGGTTCTGAAGCTAAGGGAGTACTTCTACGGGATATGGAACTCCGAGCTGGAGCACGGCAGGATCTTCGTTCCAGAGGAAAACATAGTGGGGTTCATCTCAAACCCCGGCCGCTCCGACTCCATTGAAATTCTGCTCGTGGACGGTCCAAGGGTGTTCGAGGGCGCCTTCCTGACGTTCCTCCACAGGGGACGCAAGTACCTCGCGACCGTTGAGAGGATAATGAGCTGGAACACCGGGTTCTTCCTGAACCCCTTCACCCAGGAGAACGGTAGCGTGCTCTTCCCCTCGCCCCACGACTTCAAGTTCGTCTTCGACGGCCAGAAGGCCAAGGAGTGGCAGATGGCGGCGCTGATTGCCTACCTCAACAGGGGCGAGAGCAGCGTTTACGTGGCAACCGCCAGGGTCCTCGGATACGTTGAGAACGGAGCTTTAAAGCCCTCCCTGAGTCCGCCGAAGGTGGGCCTTCCGGTTAGGGAGGCCAGCGAGGAGGACCTCATGGAAATCCTGCCCAGGGGGCAGAACAGCGTGAGAATAGGCGTCTTCGCCGGCACCGAAATAGAGGCCAGCGTAGACATCGGGGAGATAAAATCGAAGCACATGGCAATCCTCGGAACCACCGGCTCGGGAAAGAGCTACTTCGCCAAGAGACTCATCGCGAGGGCGAGCGAGCACCTGGACCGCATCTACGTCCTCGACCCGCACGGCGAGTACGCCGGGGGCTTCAGGGAGTTCGGGTTCGAGGACTTCGAAGAGGTGGAGATTCCAAACACGGTGCTGTTCTTCAGCCCGGGCAAGATTGAGGACTTCCTCAAGGACTACGGGGTGGTGATAGACAAGAGGTCCAAGGAAGGAAAGGCCCTGGCGGCGGCCATAGCCAGGTGGGCACGGAGCGCCAGCCTGAGACGGATAGAGAAGGGACTCCTGCAGGAACTCGGGAGCCTTGACGTGGAGGAACTCCTAAAGGAGGAACTTGGGGAGGAGGCCCTGAACAACCAGAGGGAGGTCCTTGAGAAAATCACCTCGACGATTGAGGAACCCCCGAAGAAGGTCGTGGTGTTCAACCTGAGGGACATCGACAACCCTGACGTCAGAACGGAGATAGCCGGGTACATACTCAGGCGGCTCTTCATCAAGGCCAAGAAATCCGGCGACTTCAACGGGCTGGTCGTCCTCGAGGAGGCCCACAACTTCGCTCCGGAGAGGGGATACGGCGAAGCTTCAGCCGGGAGGGACAACCTGGCGAAGATCTATGCCCAGAAAATCGCGTCCGAGGGGAGAAAGTTCGGCCTCGGACTCGTCGTCATCAGCCAGAGGCCGGCCCAGGTTTCGAAGTACGTGCTGTCCCAGATGAACACCCAGGTGCTCTTCAGGATAGTGAACAAGAGCGACCTCGATGCGATAGCCAGCTCGGTCGAGTCGGCGTCGAGGGGCATACTGGAGAGGCTCTCCGACCTCAAGACAGGGTACGCCTTCGTGACGGGGGTCGGCATTCCCGTCTCGGCCATCGTGGAGATTAAATTCAACCAGCAAGGGACAGAATAACAAGGCCCTGCTTTTCACTTTCTTTTCAGAAAGCAAACTCTTCCACGCTGAACTCTTCCATTACCCTCTCGAAGTCCGTCTCCGGAGCGTAGGTGAAGCCGCACGTGGTGCACTTCAAAACTCCCTTCTCCTCGCTCAGGGGCGAGAAGCAGACTGGACAGCGGTACTCCTCGCGGCTCAGAGAGTCGTAAACCTCGTCCTTCATTACGAGAAGGTTTAGCTCGACTTCCCAGTCCTCGTGGAGCATTCCCCAGTAGGGTGTCTCGACGGGATAGAAGTCCTCAAGGATCAGGGCGTTTATTCCGATGCCCCTGATCCCGGGCGGGAGCTTGCCGGTGGGTTCTATGCTCACCACGTACTGGTCGTAGAACTCTATGCCCTCCGCCCTGACCGTTAAGCCGCGGGAAAGCTTTGACCGAAGGGGAATCACCTGAAGGAAAAGGTTTTCCCTTTCAACGTCCCAGCTCGCGCTTATTGAAACGCTCCCCTTCGTGAAGAACTGGGTTATGTACCTCTCATCGCGCTCCTCACCTGCCAGACGGAAGCCGAGTTTGGCCATTGCCTTCCCAAGGAAGTTCGGCCGCGGAAGCCGCTGGTAGTTCACCAGATACTCACCTATCCAGCCGGCGAGGGGCATAGAATAGCCTATGAAAGCCTGCCTCTGAACCCGCAGGTAGGCCACGCTGGGGAGCAATTTGAACCCTGAGTTCATTCCCATCAAAGAAAGAGCGGCATAATGATATATATGATTAACGGAAAAACTAAGAGCCGAAGAACTCGTCGAGACTTATGCCCTTCTTTTTCTTCTTCATGGCAGCCTTCTCCTTCTTGACCGCCTTCTCCAGCCCCTGCGATGGCTTT contains:
- a CDS encoding tetratricopeptide repeat protein; this encodes MVVIGYRWNGEKYEEVFRVDGTQADEKSKGYLLFRKIPIDEDYITEHMRSNFYFLLIKVHEDGTSEVIDDGYHMRNRTHRGKFVESILRRETSNVSHQITRIKEEVTRVESLAKPDGVTVKELKDQIDVLSLSSAISILEKRYRELWEKEPLVYADAYINFLENVGDYYATEHNKEDGIRDNLGQSFRDPFEEWLKILDGTDYSKQRAVKYYSEASRISTSVSMMYFPEQNCPDEAEKYLKKAIGLAEKIEALNGPTENHWVYFNNLGTHYYETYRPKEALSVLLNGLQYAKNDNARTVLFHNISLCYADLGDIKAAVEYLIRSICLHYSTQNEYGHISEYNKDIERIINMTQEHLSDATALRIALDIVGGNLTQTEACQQLKLINLEEWPFSKALWELLCNHGKLENILTMVPGECKSVFLDILAR
- a CDS encoding DUF6884 domain-containing protein, whose product is MFKTARCLCVATCGARKIWSIDPDAPDYVPAKDAYVGSLSKKTIEYAKTFHPGSYVILSAKYGFLLPDEKISDYDAYCNKNPIITIPELKKQTTEKMVNDTVLKEYDKVVVIGSSCYCNWVKEVFGEDKVECPVAGLPIGKMLQRLKEAITSRKPLVLC
- a CDS encoding N-glycosylase/DNA lyase — translated: MDSFLFSKTEELGKILSTIPIEIWNKIVENEPEAKLADQLPRYRFGKFATLMVMTGLNDYQLKGPAEEKYWPSLHRLIKENPVPETPEGMKNILSKFYTKERLKKAKLQRLDKFLDSYLAQELWTSNPEDVSNNFKKIWTDLSRVMKQKKSAKTIVFAMKTLGITLILVGYTDFDFSGIPIPVDVRVKRLTSEISGKDLADDDIRRFWNEVLREIKKTQPKVNMIHLDSLVWQIGQLKECKEIGAYFQEFSIQWIGQKICRLIKIGDYRQFMTTTQN
- a CDS encoding ADP-ribosylglycohydrolase family protein, producing the protein MIKMKNNLHDHLNQRLAECENNLCIMDVLFDAELINAERSKLLYKTLKPIEKISLDKIEGMLLGVPIGDALGNPLEGRAPNMERQELLTTYPPSAHITDDTQLTFWSLEILLKEGWFNPQSLANRFTQEWIIGIGKSIRLFIKNYKDLKKPWYLSGIESAGNGALMRLSPVVIPPLANPRHKTFSDSVVTTYLTHNDRLAISSAVAFTNILWALLERNKTPEPEWWIKQYVDVSREIEGDSTTYRPRFGKFKHRYSGPAWEFIEKVLEMALQEKWTLFELNKVVGSGAYLLETIPTVLYTMMVYGDNPINAISFAVLNTKDSDTVGAIVGYLVGALHGIKAFPKSLLNPILDGDIMPRSFLNVALQVERGLMDKKNVVPNKTSFLNSWREHNDG
- a CDS encoding ADP-ribosylglycohydrolase family protein produces the protein MMGSQKLDSRLRGGLWGVLVGDALGFPFQFTDREDMQQQHPNPYDIHMIEGLWSDDSSLTLATAKALTGEYRPEKIAENFLSWYYDGEFTPRGYAFDEGITTSNAIERLAEGIPPIEAGGKDEHNNGNGSLMRILPAAYYAYFKLSSLEERLKLIHEVSMITHAHPRSLIGCGIYSLIVWNILDGMDKLESYREAIATAKEFYSRELFAKELTHYGRVLRGRIHKVEQSEVRGSGYVVHTLEASLWAFLRNESFADAVKEVVSLGEDADTTGAITGGLAGTYYGIDNIPGEWLEKIEARDYAEQIINTFIESLAKRT
- a CDS encoding tetratricopeptide repeat protein, which encodes MKSPLLRLYEERKDIIEDLLRELRTSEKCEDWGNFASVRRLPMLATVIYYLQNWAGYSKGVSLGEIKAFLYCMFLAESDKEEKVIESITWCPIEQTLNEIAGWKIEQTAEGKYLTKQEQIIRKDGKLPYWNALELPCKLAEKICNDILNPQNEWVGELLFLSPDFLSKSLDMKTYLERLRFEILYQRETDKQKELDRKKNKHSRDVKKLVRPEGITVKEFFADGFAENSLEDLGNAYEEAWQREKLIYADGYIKLLISIAEYYEKKHRSDSSDDLKRLLDDVFGTFERSNYKKLAARYYIKAASVANSVSLIYFPQQDYPEEAERYLQLAVEFEKKAMRLGVVPEYHSIALNNLGTHYYETNRPKKALPVLKKALEYAKTPDEEGLVLHNLALTYADLGMKKEAVDCMVKSTCIHYAMQHDFGDVSLYDKNIERIIKMTGDTNTDIYALKVALDLVSGNLNAKEAKKLLEQIDHDEWPLTDALLSILNGEECVLSSEIVKCTKLLQDVAKVSWNENALKLQESHPREVKEDLERLKKYVEEKCKNAPILRGIIIDTFDTKTYIKANYGSEECYYLIRSAEVLAFSWFTKRRNWRWRIKGIVWINGKPHILLGKIRDQKLLYALYNIDMSRPKIFNVPAPTDFIGDLWNAWMDNLERALTDHPKTERGKMKVVLF
- a CDS encoding helicase HerA domain-containing protein, whose amino-acid sequence is MVRIIPSEDIFNSIVECMKRAEDEILISSAWITPQGIRTILNNARKGLKLKIIIRANEPKDLQITGSEVFELLNSYRDKLDIAVAFHSDLHAKFIVIDDKCALVGSANVTRSGIYPNDGNVETAVLVEEKPEVLKLREYFYGIWNSELEHGRIFVPEENIVGFISNPGRSDSIEILLVDGPRVFEGAFLTFLHRGRKYLATVERIMSWNTGFFLNPFTQENGSVLFPSPHDFKFVFDGQKAKEWQMAALIAYLNRGESSVYVATARVLGYVENGALKPSLSPPKVGLPVREASEEDLMEILPRGQNSVRIGVFAGTEIEASVDIGEIKSKHMAILGTTGSGKSYFAKRLIARASEHLDRIYVLDPHGEYAGGFREFGFEDFEEVEIPNTVLFFSPGKIEDFLKDYGVVIDKRSKEGKALAAAIARWARSASLRRIEKGLLQELGSLDVEELLKEELGEEALNNQREVLEKITSTIEEPPKKVVVFNLRDIDNPDVRTEIAGYILRRLFIKAKKSGDFNGLVVLEEAHNFAPERGYGEASAGRDNLAKIYAQKIASEGRKFGLGLVVISQRPAQVSKYVLSQMNTQVLFRIVNKSDLDAIASSVESASRGILERLSDLKTGYAFVTGVGIPVSAIVEIKFNQQGTE